The genomic segment GGCTCAGGACACAGCGGTGTTTCAGGAAACGTTTCCAGTTTCAGGCTGGCCACGTGCAGTGCCAGCCCAGCCcggctctgcctcctgccctggtgctgctctcGCCCCGTTCTGGGCCCCGGGGGGCCGTACTCGCAGCCAGACGTCCCCCTGGCACCCGGCGGCTGCGGGGTGTCGGCGTGGGTGGGCTCGGGGGAGGTTCTCGTCCCGCTGGGGGTACTCTGCCCGTCATGGGGGAGCCCTGCGGCCGCTGCTCTGCGCTCGCACAGGAGCGCGAGGAGAGCTGTGGAGGGATGGCCATGGAGGGCCCCTTCGGGGGGAACGTACGTGGTATGGCACACGGGGACACGGATGGGCAGCCCCGATCCTGTGCCAGCGCTGCAGCGCACAGCGCGTGTTCCCTCGCAGTTTTGCAAAAGAGAGTGCGTGAGTCACCCGCACGTGGTGCCCCACTGGTGAATCTGCTTCacaagttcatttttaaaattatttccctttaaGTAGGTAATGCCATCCTTTACTGCCCaacacattttcttctattGCCTTTGCGCGCAGCTCCAAGCCCGCCTAGAAGGAAGGCCTTCAGGAAATGGACTCCTCCACGTTCTCCTTTTAACTTGGTCCAAGAAACACTTTTCCACGATCCGTGGAAACTGCTCATTGCAACCATATTTCTCAATAAGACGTCAGGTAAATGGGGTAATGCAGTTTTGTGTTGTATAGATGCTGGGTGGTGTTATCATAGGATCAGGACAGCTGCCAATTTTTTGTGGCATTAACCCAAGAATAAATACCTATGAGCTTGTGTTGATATAAAAAGCAAGCTTTAATATGTGTCTCCTGCCTCGGCAAAAGCTCACTCCAGGAAGTGTACCTTGATAATCAAAGGAGATGACGATTTCTTTGGCTAGGTAAAATGGCGATCCCTGTGCTCTGGGAGTTCCTTGACAAGTACCCTTCTCCTGAAATAGCCAGGACCGCGGACTGGAAGGAGATGTCAGAGCTGTTGAAACCTCTCGGCCTCTATGCGCTCAGAGCGAAGACTATAATCAAATTTTCAGGTAGATATTCCTGGACAAGTCTGTGGAATGCTCTAAATCATACTAGCGAGAAAACTAGCATTATTTTCAAACAGTgctttgtggtgtttttccttgGCAAGTGTGGGTGGTGGCTTAGCTCAGGCAGCGTTGGGGTATGTTGGTTGTAGGTATGCAAAACTGTGATCGTGTGGTCTTAACTGAGTAACTCGGACTGTTAACTTGGccgtgttttttatttaaaatattgcaaaatggACGTGGGGTAATATCCCGTTTTGATTAGACTTGCTTTCTAGGATCTGTCTGCACGCGGTGAGGTCTGTGACTGTGTGTTCTAGATGAGTACCTGACCAAGCAGTGGAAGTACCCCATTGAGCTGCACGGAATTGGAAAATACGGAAACGACTCCTACAGGATCTTCTGCGTCAACGAATGGGAAGAGGTGCGTGGTGCTGCTGTtctgccggggctggggctgagacGTGCTGCAGGTGGCGGGAGTCTGCCGCCTTGTTTGTGGGACTTCTGCCTATGTACTGGCTTGGATTGAAAAATCAGAGagcaatttttcttcagttagtTGAATTCGCTAAGTATGCCCTTCGCAAGTCTGAGCCTTTAAGTCAAGGCTGATGTCACCTTgattttttctgtaattctccatttttactgttttcttactTCCTTACGGTGGGGGTGAGGCGCCGCAGTGCAGGGTCGGGTTCGTACGCCTAGCGCCAGCAGGATCCTGCCGTGCCTGAGGCGTCCTCGCTGGGCTTTGCCGTGCGGGATCCTGTTGGTGCCGGCCTCcgtggggggcagggggaggaccGGACCGTTTTGCTCTGTCACGGTgcctttctgcagctcctgcaggccgCGTTTGGCGGCCCGCCGGGCTCCACCTGGCAGCACACCTGCGGGGGGCGCCGCAGGAGCGGGCTCAGGACGTGTGGTTGTGCCGCAGGTGCAGCCGCAGGACCACAAGCTGACCACGTACCACGCCTGGCTCCGGGAGAACCGCGAGCAGCTCGGCGTGGGCTGACCGccggcggggccccgcggccgggTCCCGGTTGTGGAGCGGCGCCCGGCAGCCCCTGCACCAAGGAAGCGCTCAGCAGCTGTTCGATTTCAATAAACGCCCGTGTTTTAGCCACCCCGTGTGCCAGCGCCCCCCGTCTGTCAGCGCCGCGGGACGGAGCCGGGGCCGTGCGGCCGCCGTCCCACCGTGGCTGCCCTGAGCCGGAAACGGAGCCGCGCGCTGCGTCACTTCCGGCGTGCCGGCCGGGGGCGCGGCCCTGGGGGGCGGTGCGTGCGCGCGGCGAGTGGGGGCGGGGCGCCGTGGGGGTGGGCTCCTGCCGCGGCCGCGCGCATGCGCCGCTAGGGGGCGCTGCCGAGCCGGGGGCCTGGCGGAAGCCGCCCGGAAGGGCCTGGCGGAAGCGCGGCGCCTGGCGGAAGGGGCTCCCGGCGGGTCCTGGCAGCCTCGTAACCTGCGGGcaggcggcgcggggcggccccgagccccTCTCCTCGGGCGTCTCCGCCGGAGGGACCCCGCGCGGCGGCAccgcccggcggcggcgctgagCTTTGCGCGGCCCCGCGAGGGCCCGGTGCCCGCCCCGTGCGCGCGCGTCGCAGCGTCGCCCTGCCAGGaccgccccccgccccataaGGCCCCGCGGCGGCGCCGCCTCCCTCTCTCGGCGGGCCCGGCCGCGGACGGCGGCAGCGCGCGGACGGTGAGGGCCCGGCCGTCGCCATCCGCCGCCATCCGCCCCGCCGGGCCTCTCGCAGCCGGCCGGCTGCTCCCACCgggcggcccccgccccgccacccgcccgcagcggggccggcagcggggccgggagctccCCGGCGGCCTCGGcagcgggcggcgcggcggggccggggctcggggggcggcgggcggggggcgctgCCCGCCTGTGCCGGCTGCGGCCCGGGGCTGCTGGCGGGGGGAGACCGGGCGGGGATGTGAGGGCCGAGGGGGGCGGGAGCGGCGCGACCTCCCCGGATCGCACCTGGGGAGCTCCCCGTGCTCCTCCAGCCTCGGAAGCGGGAGGCAGAGCGACGGCAGGGCCGCGCCCATTCCCTCGCGGGCCTCGCGGTGCCCGGCGGGCGGAAGAGAGCCTGCGACagccgcggcgggcgggcggggggcgcctcCGCGCTGAGCCCGTGCTCAGCCCGCTGCGTCTGTCCCAGGCACCATGCCGGCCCTCAGGCCTCTCGTGAAACCCAAAATCGTCAAGAAGAGGACCAAGAAGTTCATCCGCCACCAGTCGGACCGCTATGTCAAGATTAAGGTAAAAGCTCGCTGGAACTTCGTTTGTTGAATGACTGCGGGGAAACCAGCCGGGGTTGCCTTGGGGGCTGGTGACGAATTAGGGCCGGGCATTGGCGCTGGGGGTCGTGCTGTAGGATCGGCCTCTTCGGAGGTCAGTTTTGGCTAAAGCTGGCATTCCCATGTGGGCGCTTTCAGACTGATTCAGCTTCATGACTGAGCATCaattctttctcctctttcttcagcGCAACTGGCGGAAACCGAGAGGTATCGATAACAGAGTTCGCAGGAGGTTCAAGGGTCAGATTCTGATGCCCAACATCGGTTATGGGAGCAACAAGAAGACGAAGCACATGCTGCCCACGGGATTCAGAAAATTCCTGGTCCACAACGTCAAGGAGCTGGAAGTGCTCATGATGAGCAACAAGTAAGTCCGCGGCTGTCAGGTTTGTTCCCTGCCCCGAGCTGCGGCTGTGTGCTGCCACCCTGTAacggtgctgggggcagggggcagaggggagcacAGTGAGGGGAGACCTGGGGGGTTGCAGCTCTCAGAACACATGGGCTGCCTCGGTTTCCTTAGTGCTGCTGTGGCACCGGCAGGAGGCGTACAGAAAGCTGCTCGGGGCTGGCACGTTCACACCTCTGGTGAAAACACCACATTAAAATGGTGCTGACAGCATTGGTTTGGTAAAATAGCGACCAGCTGTGTCTTTGCATCTGTTAAGACACAAACCTAAATCTACTGCAGCCATCTACTCGTAGCACTTCTCCAACACAAAGTAACAAGTAGTCATTAAAAGATCTCGGTGACTCTTTGTTTGCGAGAAGGAAAACGAGGGCTGAGCTGTTCTGGTGCTGAGCACGTGCCTTCAGGTCTGGACAGCTGGGCACCGGGATGCGGGCCGTCATTCCTGTCTTGTCCAGGAAAGCTTCTGTACTCTGCCGCAGCCCCCTGCGCGCCCTGCCGTCGGGGCGCTGCACTGAGGCGTGCCGCGCCGTCTGTTTCCCGCAGGTCGTACTGCGCAGAGATTGCTCACAACGTGTCTTCTAAGAACCGCAAGGTCATCGtggagagagcagctcagctTGCCATCAAGATCACTAATCCAAACGCCAGACTGCGCAGCGAGGAGAACGAATAAACAGCCTCCTGCATCTGGGATGTATTTAATAAAGCGTGAACACAAACTCTGGTGAATGTTTTCAATGACGGAAGGGGAGGCTTTGGTTTGCGGGCTTCCTGGGGCTtggccagcagggctgcggccctgcctgcacccccagCTGGTGCCCATCTGACAGTAGGGTGGCAGCAGCGCACTCTGCAGCTCTTGCTTTGGTTAAGGTGTTTGCTTCCGTTTGGGTACTTGTGCTTCAGGTGGACTGGGGCCAGATCCCCTTTCGGAGCATGCCTAAGGGGAAGGAACTGAATTCCTAGTAGAGCCTAAGGAAAAGGCAcctaattcttttttccttgttctttagGCTCCCGGTAGACCCAGTAGGAATGTAGTGTCATTATGATGGCTAACAAATTCAGGCATGCACACAGCTCCAcagctatatttttatttctgggtaCCACTCAAACAGAACGGATGTTCTTTCACACTGCActataaatatttctcaaatcACCCGCTGTCAGAAatggagaaaggaaagcttATTCCAACTCCACGGCTACCAGAAGTGTGTCATGGTAGTCTCGTTCTCTAATTTGCTGTTACATCCTTCCTGTTTCTTAAAGCTTTTTCCCTGTGCAAAGCTGCATTTGAACAAAACAGCCACTTTAGAGAAGGCTTTCAAATGATGGCAGAGCTGCTGTATGTTCTGGAACCTGGCGGCTGACCTGGAGCTCTTCTGCGATGCTAGAATACTTTTGTGAACTTTGCTGCGAATGCCGCTGTGTAATTTCATGACCAGAGTTCACAGCAGATCGGTGCTTTGGTGGCTGTCACTTGAGAGAAACACCGAGCTGCTCCACGGGGGGAAGAGGTCAGTGtttcaagcaaagaaaagcttAGTGGGTGATTTATTGTTGTAATACAATCAAGTCGTCTCTTTTTGGAAGACAGCTCAGTGAGGTATTTTACAGTTAAAACCAGGAAACCATAAGCAAGGTAGTTTCGTATTaccaaaacactgcagaaatatttaactATCAGAACACATTTTACAAATTTAGCCCTGTGTGGGAAAGCTACGGCGTGATGAGCAACTGCAGCTCGGCTAATGCAAACCTCCTGCCTCTTGCTCAAACAGGCCCTAGCTGCGCTTGATGCTCACCAATTAAAGACATCTAGTTTTCAGCCTTCTTATTTAGTGAAACAATACAAATACATTCTTCAGGCAACTGGGGGGTAAAAAGTGCATATgcagtggtttaaaaaaaaaaaaaaaaagaggctttatttctctctgtacTGCAGTAGGGAAATACTTCGGGAAGCGGTTTCCATTTTTCATGGAACCAGTCTGAATTCAGGTTGCTTCATAAGCCCTCTAAAAGCTTGCTGAAGACAACGTAGGTGTCTTCCACTCCCTCCCCTCCACAGGGACATGCTTCCCTTGACCTCCCACATTTTGAAATTCAGCAAGATGTCCCATGCTTTCAGCTATTTTCTCCTGTCAGCACTCGATGACTTccagggggctgctgcagaaagctgacATTCTCAGCCCCCTGTGGTGTATCGGTTGGGTTAACGCGCGGTGAGGAcaggaaggtgatggagcagaCAAGCAACACCTTAGCTTGTGTCCATCGATTCTGTGGTGGGCAGAGAAGCAGAATCTTTCTGAATACTTTCAAAAAGTGATGCCATTTCAGGATTGGATCTGATTTGAGATGAAAATTCAGCCATTGCTGGACTTTTCTCTACTTCGGGGATGGTCAGGAGAGCAGCCACTGCTCTCATCGCTGATCTCTTCAGTTCATCCTGCTTTTCAAACTCCTGTTTCACTGAACCAGCTTTTAcctagaaaacaaaagcaccatTTTTAGCTGGGATTTAGAACAGATGATACAGGCACAAAATCAAACACACCAGCAGGCGCAGGGACATGCATTTTCTGACCGAAGGAACGTGGGGAGCAGGTTGCTCGGAAGCAGTGACAGAGTAACAGCACAGAACCCACCCCTCGTGTGTCACGCTCTCTTTGCTCTTACCTTTGTGGAGCACGTTGCTCGCAGTGGTTCAATCAGTCGCTCGAGCCTTTGCAGGACTGCATTAGGACAGAGTGTGGACAGCCGAGCCAGCATGATGAAAGTCAGCATCtagagagaggagggaaaagaggagCTGCTTCACTACGCCCTCCAGTCCCCGACACAGCAGTGAACGTGCATCTGCCTGACCTGCGGTGCcatgctgcctgctgcttccaTGGCACCTCTGCTGGAGTGGTTTGCTTTGCACTTGGGTAAGGGGTTTTAACAAGATTTTGGGCGCTACTAGAAATGCACCTGTTAGCAGCCAGTGCACAGCAGTAACCAGTTAGACTCTGGTCCCAGCTGTCCTCCTCTCCGGTGTCTGCAGAGTGCTGAGAGCTTTTGAGAGAAACAGATGCATTCACCACGGGGATTGTGCCACTGCTGCACCTCCTTAAGTGGAGGTAAATAGAATGAGAAGGATACAGTGCTTCCTATATGAGACCAtcaacaatatatatattaatttttttttttgtatagtaTCACTGGCTGCGCTAAGTAAATGACAATTGACGATATTCTAGACTTGGGTAGATTTCCTGTAAAGCCAGCTACAGTACGGTTGTATTTTCAAGGCCACGACAGTCAAACTAGGGCTGGAAAACATTCAGAAGAAAGCTCTAGCAGATGTGGCAGGCACACTCTATGCCATGGTGACACATCAGCTCAATTTAGGCCCTGGTTCCCAAGAACTAACATCATCTACTTCACTGTCCTCCAGCAGTTCTGGCAAAGCATCTACCCACCCGAATGTCATAGTGATCCTTCAGTCCATCCTCCACATGGTTCAGATACTCATAGATATCCAGCCGGTCAAGACAACTTTCCAGCAGCGTATACATGCattcaaaagcagctttcctCACGTCAAGGCCATCGTCCACTGTGTGCTTGAATGGCCCCATTTCTAccttaaacaagaaaaaaaatacagctgtaacCTAACAGCAGCGTGACAGCTCCATCTCAGCTTCACGTGCACCAAGTCGCTGCCGTATTGCTCTCAAGCCAAACTAACGACATACCTCACGGATAAGCTCTCTTCTGACCTTTGTTTCGCTATACAGGCTGGGGAGAACTGCATTTAGTAATTCTCGTATTAAAGAAGGTTTGTTGTGAGCAGCAGAATTAAACATGGCTAAAGCCACGCGTCGAACATTCAGGTCTGAATCCTCAAGAGTTTTCAAGAAGTCCCCTGGGGGATACGAACACACCAGTTAGTCCTGCTGCAGAGTTTTAGAAGAAGCACTCGCAACTGACCCAAAACCACCACAACGTATTTTTGATGGAGCCTGGATGTGACGCATCTATGCCAAATAACTCTAGGGGCACAGTAACAAAGGCATTAGAGATGCTTTCATTTGGGATATAGTAAAGGAAAGAATCACGACTTTTCTGCATTTGGGCATAAAAACAACCAGCATGATTCTAGCTACGACAGACCTCATCCTAAAGTCAAACCAGAAGCTTCAGTATTCACGGAAggtgttctttctttcttgcccaGATCTAACTTGCTCAGATTAGACTTCTCTGAAATAGAAGGCCCAGTTTTATACAACGGATCCAAGACGCAGGCTCCCTAGCTATAAGGCCATTTTAACGTAGGTTACATTTTACGAGATCCTTGTCC from the Anser cygnoides isolate HZ-2024a breed goose chromosome 10, Taihu_goose_T2T_genome, whole genome shotgun sequence genome contains:
- the MBD4 gene encoding methyl-CpG-binding domain protein 4 isoform X1; this translates as MAPGGGVTSGRAAGGPAGSGAGAAGGGRRRGAARGRGARGAEAGGEPRGAAPAGGRPGGPAAGPGGGGRKRSRAGSPREGRRGARGGQEAEGGRTPEGREEAGSRPRGARGARGVGARRPTRGRRSGAGPGPGEAPPARPEEEPNALGTGQAAGHGNAGSRGLTPGAEGVADGPQPGDEGSLSAVPQEGSVPRTQVERRKTSPYFSSKYSKEAPSPPRRKAFRKWTPPRSPFNLVQETLFHDPWKLLIATIFLNKTSGKMAIPVLWEFLDKYPSPEIARTADWKEMSELLKPLGLYALRAKTIIKFSDEYLTKQWKYPIELHGIGKYGNDSYRIFCVNEWEELLQAAFGGPPGSTWQHTCGGRRRSGLRTCGCAAGAAAGPQADHVPRLAPGEPRAARRGLTAGGAPRPGPGCGAAPGSPCTKEALSSCSISINARVLATPCASAPRLSAPRDGAGAVRPPSHRGCPEPETEPRAASLPACRPGARPWGAVRARGEWGRGAVGVGSCRGRAHAPLGGAAEPGAWRKPPGRAWRKRGAWRKGLPAGPGSLVTCGQAARGGPEPLSSGVSAGGTPRGGTARRRR
- the MBD4 gene encoding methyl-CpG-binding domain protein 4 isoform X2; protein product: MAPGGGVTSGRAAGGPAGSGAGAAGGGRRRGAARGRGARGAEAGGEPRGAAPAGGRPGGPAAGPGGGGRKRSRAGSPREGRRGARGGQEAEGGRTPEGREEAGSRPRGARGARGVGARRPTRGRRSGAGPGPGEAPPARPEEEPNALGTGQAAGHGNAGSRGLTPGAEGVADGPQPGDEGSLSAVPQEGSVPRTQVERRKTSPYFSSKYSKEAPSPPRRKAFRKWTPPRSPFNLVQETLFHDPWKLLIATIFLNKTSARTADWKEMSELLKPLGLYALRAKTIIKFSDEYLTKQWKYPIELHGIGKYGNDSYRIFCVNEWEELLQAAFGGPPGSTWQHTCGGRRRSGLRTCGCAAGAAAGPQADHVPRLAPGEPRAARRGLTAGGAPRPGPGCGAAPGSPCTKEALSSCSISINARVLATPCASAPRLSAPRDGAGAVRPPSHRGCPEPETEPRAASLPACRPGARPWGAVRARGEWGRGAVGVGSCRGRAHAPLGGAAEPGAWRKPPGRAWRKRGAWRKGLPAGPGSLVTCGQAARGGPEPLSSGVSAGGTPRGGTARRRR
- the MBD4 gene encoding methyl-CpG-binding domain protein 4 isoform X3, which gives rise to MAPGGGVTSGRAAGGPAGSGAGAAGGGRRRGAARGRGARGAEAGGEPRGAAPAGGRPGGPAAGPGGGGRKRSRAGSPREGRRGARGGQEAEGGRTPEGREEAGSRPRGARGARGVGARRPTRGRRSGAGPGPGEAPPARPEEEPNALGTGQAAGHGNAGSRGLTPGAEGVADGPQPGDEGSLSAVPQEGSVPRTQVERRKTSPYFSSKYSKEAPSPPRRKAFRKWTPPRSPFNLVQETLFHDPWKLLIATIFLNKTSDEYLTKQWKYPIELHGIGKYGNDSYRIFCVNEWEELLQAAFGGPPGSTWQHTCGGRRRSGLRTCGCAAGAAAGPQADHVPRLAPGEPRAARRGLTAGGAPRPGPGCGAAPGSPCTKEALSSCSISINARVLATPCASAPRLSAPRDGAGAVRPPSHRGCPEPETEPRAASLPACRPGARPWGAVRARGEWGRGAVGVGSCRGRAHAPLGGAAEPGAWRKPPGRAWRKRGAWRKGLPAGPGSLVTCGQAARGGPEPLSSGVSAGGTPRGGTARRRR
- the RPL32 gene encoding large ribosomal subunit protein eL32 codes for the protein MPALRPLVKPKIVKKRTKKFIRHQSDRYVKIKRNWRKPRGIDNRVRRRFKGQILMPNIGYGSNKKTKHMLPTGFRKFLVHNVKELEVLMMSNKSYCAEIAHNVSSKNRKVIVERAAQLAIKITNPNARLRSEENE